A single genomic interval of Hydrogenispora ethanolica harbors:
- a CDS encoding 3-oxoacyl-ACP synthase III family protein — MGLSIAGIGYYLPDHQITNDQLLQMLRTRGGPDVDIEKLAKKLTLNQAELRHFKAPGESGADMAAQAAQNCLAKTNFDPRDLDFILYVGMLRDYVEPAMAIILQDRLGANRAHAFDLSNACNSFLNGMEIADLYIKSGKYRNALIVAAEDGSERIPWHLFDSGENLSGFSALTISDGAAAMLLRDDPEHRGFTEFDFETYGQYNDLCRVKIGKERDDLKILVKSKRLAMTALEILPQFVPAFLEKARNILGDIDIWFFHQVTGDPRKFWGDLDENLVQKAYNTFSRVGNTGSASIPLGMALAEENGRLKRGDRVAAVVGASGFSCGGTAFIY; from the coding sequence ATGGGCTTATCCATCGCCGGCATCGGATATTATTTGCCGGATCATCAAATTACCAATGACCAGTTGCTTCAGATGCTCAGGACCCGAGGCGGTCCGGACGTTGATATCGAAAAATTAGCGAAAAAGCTCACGCTCAACCAAGCGGAGCTGCGCCATTTCAAAGCTCCGGGGGAAAGCGGGGCCGACATGGCGGCCCAAGCGGCCCAAAATTGCCTGGCCAAGACGAACTTTGACCCCCGGGATCTGGACTTCATTCTCTACGTCGGAATGCTGCGCGATTATGTGGAGCCGGCCATGGCCATTATCCTGCAGGACCGGCTGGGCGCAAACCGCGCCCATGCCTTTGATCTGTCCAACGCCTGCAATAGTTTTTTAAACGGCATGGAGATCGCCGACCTCTATATCAAAAGCGGCAAATACCGGAATGCTCTAATCGTCGCCGCCGAGGACGGATCGGAGCGGATCCCGTGGCATTTGTTCGATTCCGGGGAGAACCTCTCCGGTTTCTCGGCATTGACCATCTCCGACGGCGCTGCCGCCATGTTGCTGCGGGATGACCCGGAGCATCGGGGGTTCACGGAATTTGATTTCGAGACTTACGGCCAGTATAACGACCTCTGCCGGGTAAAGATCGGCAAGGAAAGGGACGACCTGAAGATCCTGGTCAAAAGCAAACGGCTGGCCATGACCGCCCTGGAGATCTTGCCCCAATTCGTGCCGGCCTTTTTGGAAAAGGCCCGAAACATACTGGGGGACATCGACATTTGGTTTTTTCATCAGGTGACCGGCGATCCGCGCAAGTTCTGGGGCGATCTGGATGAAAACCTGGTTCAAAAGGCCTATAACACCTTTTCGCGAGTGGGCAATACCGGCAGCGCCTCCATTCCGCTGGGCATGGCGCTGGCGGAGGAGAACGGCCGTTTAAAACGGGGCGATCGCGTCGCCGCAGTGGTCGGCGCATCCGGTTTCAGCTGCGGCGGGACCGCTTTTATTTATTGA